The nucleotide window TTTTATTCCGGTAAACCGGATCAATACTACTCAGCTACAACTTCAAACTCCAGTTCGGTTTCGTTGCCTTTACCGAAATCCAGGCGTGCTTTGTAAGTACCTAATTCTTTAACATCATCCAGGATGTGGATGCGGCGACGGTCAATTTCGTAACCTTTCTGTTCTTTGATAGCGCGAGCGATCTGAACACCAGTTACGCTACCGAAGATTTTACCGGAAGTACCAGTTTTAGCGCCGATTTTAACAGGAGATGCTTTCAGCACTTCCACCACTTTCGCGATTTCAGCCAGCAGTTTTTCTTCTTTCACTTTCTGCACTTTCAGGCGCTCCTGCAGTTGCTTCAGGTTGGAAGGGCTAGCTTCTACTGCGAATTTCTGAGGAATCAGAAAGTTCCTGGCGTAACCATTCTTTACGGAAACCAGTTCATTCTTCTGACCCAGGTTATCTACGTCTTGTATTAAGATAATTTGCATAACTTCTTACTTTAAAAGGTCAGTAACATAAGGCAATAAAGCCATTTGACGAGCTTTTTTAATAGCCTGGGCTACTTTACGCTGAAATTTCAGGGAGTTACCTGTGATACGACGGGGCAGCATTTTACCCTGGTCGTTCAAAAATTTCTTCAAAAACTCACCGTCTTTGTAATCTACGTACCTGATGCCCATTTTCTTGAAACGGCAGTATTTTTTCTGACGTTTCTCGGTTTTTACGGCTGTTAAGTACTTGATTTCCTGTTTTTTTGGTTTAACTGCCATAATTTTAAGCTTCAGTAGTTTTAGATTCTGCATTTACACCATGTCTCTTGCGGCCGTTGTATTCTACAGCGTGCTTGTCAAGCGCAGTGACCATGTGACGTAATACATTTTCATCGCGGTTCAGCTGGATTTTCAGCTTCTCATTGAGGTCGGATGGCGCAGTGTATTCCAGAACAACATACATTCCTGTAGTCTTTTTCCGGATAGGATACGCCAGTGATCTTAATCCCCAGGGATTTTCGTGCGTAATGTTTCCGCCGTTATCTTTAATGATATCAGCGAATTTTTTCTGAGCCGCTTTGTAATCGTCTTCAGAAAGCACAGGGGTAAAGATCACCATCAATTCGTAGTTCATAATTCCCTGTTTTAATTGTTTTAAATAAAAAAATTGGATCGCAAAGATACTGAACTATTGATAATTTCCACGTTACCCTACTCATTTATCCCCAAATATCTTGTCTTTTCTATATTTTAATGTGTAAGTATCTGTAAATCAATATAAAAGCCGTCCCGGATCACAGGACGGCCTATCAATTGCATGGTTTTTTCAAAAAGATCAGTGGTTAACGACAATCTTACTCACCTGTACCTGCTCCCCGGACTGTATCCGCAGGAAATAAATACCCGCAGGTAACTGGCTGATATCTATAGTTCTGAAATTCCTGCCTTTCACCAGATCAGTACGACCCTGATAACGAACACTGCCCTGCAAGTCTATCAACTGCACGCCAGCAGCCCCGCTTCTGCTCCAGTCTACCCAATACTGTAACTGGTGACCAAATATACACCAGAATAACTTCAACCAAAGATCTTTACCCGTTAAAAACACCGTTTTCACCGGACTATATTTTTCACTGCCATCCAATCCCCTGTATTTCAACCGGTATAATGTCATACCTGGCCACGCATCATCGTCATAAGACAGATACTGGTTCGTTTCCCGGCTCACACCATGTGCTGCCACCGTATCTATCGGAGCAAAGTGTATCAGATTACGTGAACGTTCTATCACAAAAGAAGCGGCATTGATCTCGTAAGGGGTGTTCCAGCTTAACTGGACCTTGCCGCCATCTGCCCGCGCATCAAAATTGTTTAATGGCAGCGGATTGGCCAGCACACGCAGATCATAACGGCTCATCACCGGATAATGGTCTGTGGTAGTGGTACCATAACCGCTTACCAGCTGCTGTACCTGCTGCATCACGCTGGCAGATGCAGGCAGATAAGCCACTCCTGCTTCGTCAGACCCGATCACATTATCAATAACAGATGAAAAACTGACGGTAGACCGCCCGCCCGCCAGACTCAACGGCAATGTAAAGGGCTTATAATGCAGGGTATCGCTAATCAGGTCAATATAGGAAGTGGTGGTATCAGGAGCCCGCTCTATGGTGATCGTCCGCGCCAGGTCATCATTAAAATCACCCAGCAGGATCAGATTGTGATACGGGTAATACTGGTCCAGCGTATCTTTCAGCTCTTTCAGCCCATTCCGGCGACGGTCCCAGGACACTAGCTTTTCCGCTTTGGTGCCGGTATTGGCTTTGGCATGTAGCAAAATAAACTGTATCCGGGCAGAATCATTGTCCAGCCTGGCTGTAGCTTCCATCAGATAAGGGAACCTGCCTGAAGACCAGTTGTAATAGGCTGTACTGCTGCCACCCTGACGGAGTATACCATAGGTGCGGACTTTCCGGACAACGGACGTTTTGTATACAAACGCCAGTTTCTGGGCAGAAGCATAGTCCACATCGCCAACACTATCTGCATAAGACCCGAAATCTGATAAAGTATAGGCATATCCTGGCATCTGACCCACTACTGCGTGGAAACGCGCGGTGTCCACTACTTCTGCCAGTGCATAGATATCTGCGTCGAGATATTGCAATATCCTGGTCACGTTGGCCTGCTGCAGACTGTCATTGGTAGGCCCTTGTACCGGGCTGCCAAACCATTCTATATTCCAGTTCACTACTTTCAGCGAACGAAGCGAAGTGCCGGTCAGCCGGAGATGGCTGTCGCTGAAGCCTGGCGCACTGAAACTGATAGTTCCGCTGTAAGCAGTGCCTGTGACGGCAGGAGCGAATTTCAGCCATAATTGCTGTGGGCCTGCATTGACCGTGGCCAGGGGGATGCTGAGATGAGCACTGTAACTGCTACTGTCGGCTGATATCAGGAAACCGGCCGGTACATTGATCTGCAGGTCGCCGGTGAAGTCATTACCCCAGTAACGGATCAGTTGTGGCGCCGACTGCTGCCCGGCTTTAATATAATCGAAGTCCAGGGCGGTAGGGCCGCTGGTAAGGGTAGGAGCTGGTGCTGCTGTGGTGTCTTTCAGTCCGAAATCATCGATCGTCCAGCGCGCAGCCTGGGCTGCTGGTGAAGAGGTATATATGAAGGCAATGTATACATTGGCGGCTTTGTAAGCAGCGAGGTTAATGCCACTGCTGAGACTCCATACATCGCTGCCGCTGTCAGGAAAACGACCATTCAGCGTATGCCAGGTGGCTGTCCTGGGATCTCCGCTGCCGCTGTAGTCGGTAGACACTTTCAGCTCCAGCGCAGGACCGGTAAAGGCAGTACGGCTGCTGAAATGAAGCAGCGGAACCTGGAACGCACTCAGGTCAAAAGCCGGAGATATCAGCCAGTCTTCATTTTCGACGGTGCCACCGCTATAACCATTTATCTGTACACCATTACTGTTATTTTGTCCGAAAGTAGTGCAGGCCCAGGTCTGAGCACCACTCACACTATACTGGATAAAGCCGCCGCTCAGCATGCTGCTGCCGGAAGGAGAACAGCTGTTAAAATCATAGCTTAACTGCTGCGCGCCGGTGGAAAATCGCCATACAGTGCTGTCGGTAATACCGCTGAAAGTATTGCCGGACATGTCTTTCACCATTGCACTGTCTGTAGTGATATAATAAGCACTGTTGGGCCGCAGTATCCTGTTGATGATCAGGAGATTGTTACTAATGCTGATAGACGGATGGGTAATGGAGATCGTGTCAGTATTTTGACGGGTAATGTTATGCAGGTAGATATTGCCCTGTCCGGCCTGGACATTTTCGCTGAAGACGATGTTCAGCGGAGCTGCCGGTGACACATCTGCAGACTGATTGGCCGGTACCAGATTGCTGATGGCAGGCGGGGTAAAGTCGCCGCCGGCGCCTTCCACCGTGATGTTGTCTACCGCAAAGGAAGGACGGGCGCCTGCCCCGCTGATCTGACGGTTCACCCATCGCAGTTGGACTACCGGTTGGTTGTCGCAGACAGCAGGTAAG belongs to Chitinophaga sp. HK235 and includes:
- a CDS encoding T9SS-dependent choice-of-anchor J family protein — translated: MKRLLHALLFLLGTFCGLRVLAQTQPLPRPLPYQENFDALPASATVYPDGWQGWALSGSPGGIFNTAAPASDKPLTSNGSASSTANGAYNYSGKLGFLNSGTVDNALVLSVNTSGQVNISVAYDAMTIRNPYDGSANTRINEMTLQFRIGDTGSFTNISGTAYQNNTSTQTGSGITLPQQLVHITVALPAVCDNQPVVQLRWVNRQISGAGARPSFAVDNITVEGAGGDFTPPAISNLVPANQSADVSPAAPLNIVFSENVQAGQGNIYLHNITRQNTDTISITHPSISISNNLLIINRILRPNSAYYITTDSAMVKDMSGNTFSGITDSTVWRFSTGAQQLSYDFNSCSPSGSSMLSGGFIQYSVSGAQTWACTTFGQNNSNGVQINGYSGGTVENEDWLISPAFDLSAFQVPLLHFSSRTAFTGPALELKVSTDYSGSGDPRTATWHTLNGRFPDSGSDVWSLSSGINLAAYKAANVYIAFIYTSSPAAQAARWTIDDFGLKDTTAAPAPTLTSGPTALDFDYIKAGQQSAPQLIRYWGNDFTGDLQINVPAGFLISADSSSYSAHLSIPLATVNAGPQQLWLKFAPAVTGTAYSGTISFSAPGFSDSHLRLTGTSLRSLKVVNWNIEWFGSPVQGPTNDSLQQANVTRILQYLDADIYALAEVVDTARFHAVVGQMPGYAYTLSDFGSYADSVGDVDYASAQKLAFVYKTSVVRKVRTYGILRQGGSSTAYYNWSSGRFPYLMEATARLDNDSARIQFILLHAKANTGTKAEKLVSWDRRRNGLKELKDTLDQYYPYHNLILLGDFNDDLARTITIERAPDTTTSYIDLISDTLHYKPFTLPLSLAGGRSTVSFSSVIDNVIGSDEAGVAYLPASASVMQQVQQLVSGYGTTTTDHYPVMSRYDLRVLANPLPLNNFDARADGGKVQLSWNTPYEINAASFVIERSRNLIHFAPIDTVAAHGVSRETNQYLSYDDDAWPGMTLYRLKYRGLDGSEKYSPVKTVFLTGKDLWLKLFWCIFGHQLQYWVDWSRSGAAGVQLIDLQGSVRYQGRTDLVKGRNFRTIDISQLPAGIYFLRIQSGEQVQVSKIVVNH
- the rplI gene encoding 50S ribosomal protein L9 → MQIILIQDVDNLGQKNELVSVKNGYARNFLIPQKFAVEASPSNLKQLQERLKVQKVKEEKLLAEIAKVVEVLKASPVKIGAKTGTSGKIFGSVTGVQIARAIKEQKGYEIDRRRIHILDDVKELGTYKARLDFGKGNETELEFEVVAE
- the rpsF gene encoding 30S ribosomal protein S6, translated to MNYELMVIFTPVLSEDDYKAAQKKFADIIKDNGGNITHENPWGLRSLAYPIRKKTTGMYVVLEYTAPSDLNEKLKIQLNRDENVLRHMVTALDKHAVEYNGRKRHGVNAESKTTEA
- the rpsR gene encoding 30S ribosomal protein S18, with product MAVKPKKQEIKYLTAVKTEKRQKKYCRFKKMGIRYVDYKDGEFLKKFLNDQGKMLPRRITGNSLKFQRKVAQAIKKARQMALLPYVTDLLK